One Glycine max cultivar Williams 82 chromosome 4, Glycine_max_v4.0, whole genome shotgun sequence DNA segment encodes these proteins:
- the LOC100786337 gene encoding UPF0481 protein At3g47200, protein MTNHDDIKAILEGAEAPVTDKCCIYRVPFHIRKFNDDAYTPKVVSIGPFHHKSHPRLQNMERHKLLYCKAFLERTQTSLDSWIRYIEEVEPDFRRCYSDTLEFSKKELVDIILVDSGFIIELFCRIISGTWSRDDRFLATPLLFTNIVQDLCLLENQLPFFVLEGLFNLSFASTSSGISFLELTLFYFDNYNRSNLVFNNNTNIRHFTDLIRTFHLQHPLNRRPSRTDTYVKHFPSATELLEAGVSFKVNIHSKCLLDLRFSEGVLQIPQLEVEDSTEILLRNMIALELCHYPYESYITDYAKVLDLLINTSRDVDVLVRKNVLVNWQEDNASVANLFNGLLKNVIRGNDNSHYLTICQDLNAFCKNPWNNSKSTLRQDYCKSPWQTAATIAGIVLLILSIIQTVCSVLQVIQQ, encoded by the coding sequence ATGACGAACCACGATGATATTAAGGCCATACTGGAGGGGGCAGAGGCACCAGTAACTGACAAGTGTTGCATCTACAGAGTCCCCTTTCATATCCGCAAGTTCAACGATGATGCATACACACCAAAGGTTGTTTCTATTGGCCCTTTTCATCATAAAAGCCATCCTCGCCTCCAAAATATGGAAAGACACAAACTACTTTATTGCAAAGCATTTCTGGAACGAACCCAAACAAGTTTGGACAGTTGGATCCGCTACATAGAAGAGGTGGAGCCCGATTTTCGTCGCTGTTACTCAGACACCCTTGAATTCAGCAAGAAGGAACTGGTGGATATCATCCTTGTAGATTCCGGTTTTATAATTGAGCTCTTTTGTAGAATCATTTCTGGTACATGGTCACGCGACGACAGGTTTCTTGCAACACCTTTGTTGTTCACCAATATAGTCCAAGACTTGTGTTTACTCGAAAACcaacttcctttttttgttcttgAGGGTCTCTTCAATCTGTCATTTGCCTCTACATCTAGCGGCATTTCATTTCTTGAGCTTACCCTTTTCTATTTTGACAATTACAATAGATCCAACttggtttttaataataatactaacatTAGACACTTCACGGATCTTATTAGAACTTTTCACTTGCAACATCCTCTAAACAGACGACCCTCTAGGACTGATACATACGTGAAACATTTTCCTAGTGCTACTGAGTTATTAGAAGCAGGGGTGAGCTTTAAGGTAAACATCCACAGTAAATGCTTACTAGACTTGAGATTTTCAGAAGGGGTTCTTCAAATCCCGCAGTTGGAAGTGGAAGATTCCACTGAAATTTTGTTACGCAATATGATAGCTTTGGAGTTGTGTCACTATCCATACGAATCCTACATTACAGACTACGCTAAagttttggatctccttataaACACCAGCAGAGATGTGGATGTGCTGGTTCGAAAGAATGTGCTCGTTAACTGGCAAGAGGATAATGCTTCTGTGGCTAACTTGTTTAATGGTcttttgaaaaatgttattaGAGGAAATGACAATTCCCATTACCTTACTATCTGCCAAGACCTTAATGCTTTTTGTAAGAACCCTTGGAATAATTCCAAGTCCACTCTGAGGCAGGATTATTGTAAAAGTCCTTGGCAAACTGCTGCTACCATTGCTGGAATTGTTCTCCTTATTCTCTCTATAATTCAAACAGTTTGTTCTGTCTTGCAAGTAATACAACAATAG
- the LOC100813067 gene encoding GTP-binding nuclear protein Ran-3, translated as MALPNQQTVDYPSFKLVIVGDGGTGKTTFVKRHLTGEFEKKYEPTIGVEVHPLDFFTNCGKIRFYCWDTAGQEKFGGLRDGYYIHGQCAIIMFDVTARLTYKNVPTWHRDLCRVCENIPIVLCGNKVDVKNRQVKAKQVTFHRKKNLQYYEISAKSNYNFEKPFLYLARKLAGDTNLHFVESPALAPPEVQIDLAAQQQHEAELLAAASQPLPDDDDDQFE; from the exons ATG GCTTTGCCCAATCAGCAAACCGTCGATTACCCCAGCTTCAAGCTCGTCATCGTCGGTGACGGTGGCACAG GAAAGACAACCTTCGTGAAAAGGCATCTCACTGGTGAATTCGAGAAGAAATATGAAC CGACCATTGGTGTGGAGGTTCATCCGTTGGATTTTTTCACTAACTGCGGAAAGATTCGATTCTATTGTTGGGATACTGCTGGGCAAGAGAAGTTTGGCGGCCTCAGAGATGGATATTA TATCCATGGGCAATGTGCGATTATCATGTTTGATGTTACTGCCCGTCTAACATACAAGAATGTCCCTACCTGGCACCGTGATCTTTGCAG GGTCTGTGAAAACATCCCAATTGTTCTTTGCGGTAACAAGGTTGATGTCAAGAACAGGCAAGTGAAGGCAAAGCAGGTTACTTTCCACAGGAAGAAGAATTTGCAGTACTACGAGATATCTGCTAAGAGCAACTACAATTTTGAAAAGCCATTTTTGTACTTGGCCAGGAAACTTGCAGG CGATACTAACTTGCACTTTGTAGAATCTCCTGCATTGGCTCCACCAGAAGTTCAAATTGATTTAGCTGCGCAACAACA GCACGAGGCTGAGCTTCTTGCAGCTGCTAGTCAGCCCCTTCCTGACGACGATGATGATCAATTTGAGTAG
- the LOC100813605 gene encoding GTP-binding nuclear protein Ran-3, with product MALPNQQTVDYPSFKLVIVGDGGTGKTTFVKRHLTGEFEKKYEPTIGVEVHPLDFFTNCGKIRFYCWDTAGQEKFGGLRDGYYIHGQCAIIMFDVTARLTYKNVPTWHRDLCRVCENIPIVLCGNKVDVKNRQVKAKQVTFHRKKNLQYYEISAKSNYNFEKPFLYLARKLAGDPNLHFVESPALAPPEVQIDLAAQQQHEAELLAAASQPLPDDDDESFE from the exons ATG GCTTTGCCCAATCAGCAAACCGTGGATTACCCTAGTTTCAAACTCGTTATCGTCGGTGATGGTGGCAcag GAAAGACAACCTTTGTGAAAAGGCATCTCACCGGAGAATTCGAGAAGAAATATGAGC CAACCATCGGTGTGGAGGTTCACCCATTGGATTTTTTCACAAACTGTGGAAAGATTCGATTCTACTGCTGGGATACTGCTGGACAGGAGAAGTTTGGTGGCCTCAGAGATGGATACTA TATCCATGGGCAATGTGCTATTATAATGTTTGATGTTACTGCCCGGCTAACATACAAAAATGTTCCCACCTGGCACCGTGATCTTTGCAG GGTCTGTGAAAACATCCCAATTGTTCTTTGCGGTAACAAGGTTGATGTCAAGAACAGGCAAGTGAAAGCAAAGCAGGTTACTTTCCACAGGAAGAAGAATTTGCAGTACTATGAGATTTCAGCTAAGAGCAACTACAATTTCGAGAAGCCTTTCCTCTATTTGGCCAGGAAACTTGCAGG TGATCCTAATTTGCACTTTGTGGAATCTCCTGCATTGGCTCCACCAGAAGTTCAAATTGATTTAGCTGCACAGCAACA GCACGAGGCTGAGCTTCTTGCAGCTGCTAGTCAGCCCCTCCCTGACGATGATGATGAATCTTTTGAGTAG
- the LOC100814146 gene encoding GTP-binding nuclear protein Ran-3: MALPNQQTVDYPSFKLVIVGDGGTGKTTFVKRHLTGEFEKKYEPTIGVEVHPLDFFTNCGKIRFYCWDTAGQEKFGGLRDGYYIHGQCAIIMFDVTARLTYKNVPTWHRDLCRVCENIPIVLCGNKVDVKNRQVKAKQVTFHRKKNLQYYEISAKSNYNFEKPFLYLARKLAGDPNLHFVESPALAPPEVQIDLAAQQQHEAELLAAASQPLPDDDDESFE; encoded by the exons ATG GCTTTGCCCAATCAGCAAACCGTGGATTACCCTAGTTTCAAACTCGTCATCGTCGGTGACGGCGGTACAG GAAAGACAACGTTCGTGAAAAGGCATCTTACCGGTGAATTCGAGAAAAAATACGAAC CGACCATTGGAGTGGAGGTTCACCCATTGGATTTCTTCACAAACTGCGGAAAGATTCGCTTCTACTGTTGGGATACTGCTGGACAAGAGAAGTTTGGTGGCCTCAGAGATGGATATTA TATCCATGGGCAATGTGCGATTATAATGTTTGATGTTACTGCCCGTCTAACATACAAAAATGTCCCTACCTGGCACCGGGATCTTTGCCG GGTCTGTGAAAACATCCCAATTGTTCTTTGTGGTAACAAGGTTGATGTCAAGAACAGGCAAGTGAAGGCAAAGCAGGTTACCTTCCACAGGAAGAAGAATTTGCAGTATTATGAGATTTCAGCGAAGAGCAACTACAATTTCGAGAAGCCTTTCCTCTATTTGGCCAGGAAACTTGCAGG TGATCCTAACTTGCACTTTGTGGAATCTCCTGCATTGGCTCCACCAGAAGTTCAAATTGATTTAGCTGCACAGCAACA ACACGAAGCTGAGCTTCTTGCAGCTGCTAGTCAGCCCCTTCCTGACGATGATGATGAATCTTTTGAGTAA